The Spinacia oleracea cultivar Varoflay chromosome 2, BTI_SOV_V1, whole genome shotgun sequence DNA segment TACTACTTTCACAAACAGCAACATAACTCTAAACATTAAATTTTCAGGTGTTTTTTCCGATAGTTAATGGTGGTCATTACTATCTATTGTGCATTAACTTCATGAATGGCAGTTTGGACGTGATTGACAACCGATGCATTACACCCCCTATGACGTATTTGGGAAAATACAAGAATGAACCAAGAAATATGGTACGCTTTCTATCTAAATCTGTGTTAAAGTGATGACATAGATTTTAACTAACTAATTATTGTCAGAACAAAATTTTCCAAATTCAGAACATATAGAAAgaatatttagaacattgtgctacaaattcagaacatattcctaaacttcagaaaaaataatgttTCTCACTTTGACAATTTCACAGTTGAAAGGCTTCGCAGAATATTATTTTGCAAGACACAATGGAGGAAACAAAAGTTCTGTAACTGATTTCAAAACAAGAAACCTGAATATGAAATGGAAAAGCAACGCCAATTATGATGATTGTGGAGTGTTTTTGCTGAAGCACATGGAAACTTATTATGGAGAGAGTGCAAAGGAATGGAATCCGGGACTGAAAAAGACAACGTAAgtgtttaaaatttaaatttaatgctAAGCCTCATGAGTTTAGAACATTGGAATACACTCAAAACATATACTTGGTTATACAGAACATGTTCCTTAactagttagaacatatacTTGTTGATACAGAACATGTTCaacttgttagaacatataccgTAACAGGTTAGAACATGTAGGATTAATTATTAGAACAATTAGATGAAATGCTTAGAACAAAGTGTATTGATTGTTAGAACTTATATTAAATTAGTTCAGaaaatatttagaacatattattgaatttgttagaacatatagggTTAGTTATTAGAACAATTGGATTAAATGCTTAAAACAAAGTGTATTTAACATCTATTTTTTTGTTCTAACCTTCAAATTGATGTCATTGCAGTTTGAGCAAATGAAGAGATTGAGAGTTGAATATTGTGGAAAGTTATTGGCGCACAAAGAGAATGATGAACATCATACAATGATTTCAAAATCAAGAACATGGGCACTAGAAAACAAAATTTGAGGAAATTGTAATAGCTAGTTGTAGATCAATGCTAGAAACATGTAGCTTACATGTAGCATCAAATTTCGTACTTGTTATAAATAGGTTGTGTTGAAGATGTAGCTTAAATGCTTAGAATTTTTGGCTTTCTTGTTAGAACatatttctgaagtggttagaacATTTATGTGAATTTCTTGTTAGTATTATAAATACTATGAGTATTAGCataattagttgaaaaatgtGAGAATTAGCATTATCAAAATTTAGTATTATCGATATTTAGTATTGTCAAACTAAATATTCAATGCAATGACTTTGTTTCATAATTTGTTGTTATCCTTGatttaattaatgcaaatagaAACAAGTCTATTgaacaaataaaatatattcCAATAATTTGTAATCCTTTCTTGTTGAACGTGATTCGGAACAAATACTATGTTATTTCAAAACGTATGGTAAGTTGACTTAGAGCATTTACATTTTGTGCACTAACTTTTAACTTTTTTAAGAACTAAGAACTTTTTAAATTAAGAACTTTGtctttttgaattcagaacatttACTTAGTTGAATTAGAACAATTACTTTACTTACTCATAACATCGAACTTTTAACTTTATTTCTTAAAATTTGGTTTAGTGTTTGTATTGTAGATGAATGAAGTGAACTTTTGTACAACGATAAGCTAAAATGAGAAGTCATGCGggcgaaaataataatatcaacaATATCGCTGATGCATGGGGATACCTTTTAATTGTTGAAAACAATAGTTAAGCAAAAGGAACATAAAGTATATTTTTCAGAGCCATGAAAAAACTATATAGATATACATTGTTCATGGAAAATATGACAATGTCCAAAAAcgtaacacaaaaaaaaaaaactataaaaaaataaCACTTCAAAAAGTGAGAGGATCTATGTGGCGATGGTGAATGATGAAATTGTGTATTCTTTGGCGAGAAGCTTTTAATGACaattctgaaaaaaaaaaaaaacaaattgtgTCAAGGGAACTAAATAATGAATAAAAAGCATCATTGAAATTAAAACATTATAATTCTATAGTTTAGAACATTATGTATATTGTGTAGAACATAGTGCACAGTTTCCTGGAACATGCAGTTTTAAGTGTAGTACATGATATAGATTGGTTAGAACAATATGAATATTGTGTAGAACAGAATGCAGAATTCCCTAAAACATATAGTGATAAGTTTAGAACATCATGTATATTAATTAGAACATATGATAATTTATTCAGAACATCAAGGTAATAGAATTTTTTACATCCAAACCatgttataaaaacttataacttACAATTTTCTTTCACTTTATGTGGGCAATTCCGGATATCATGGTAACCAAGCTCTCCACAACCTCTACATAACCTTTTCTTCTTTTGGCTTTGCTCAATTGCCTTTTCCTTGTCACCTTTCAATCGTTTGTCACTACCTGTACCTGGAACATGAACCCCCGTGCCTTTGTTCTTTGAAATTTTAGGCGGCTTAACCACAATTTCAGTAGGAAGGGTAGCTCCAATCAGTAGCTCGATGTCTGTTGCTTTGCTAGGAGAACCATTGTTTTCATGATTGTTAGAACTCTTCTTAGCTTCCAAGTTTAACCTTAAACCTTTTAAATTCTTCACAAGATCAATAAGATCTTCTTCATTACCCTGAGCCAAACTCACACATGTGTGAATTTCTGACCATAACTCATTTAATATTCTTTTACAATCAACAAAGTTAACACATGCCTCCAAGATATTTCCTTCTAAATCAAAAATTGGCGTTTTAGTTGCCAAACTAGTCCACCTATTTAGCACATAAGCATCAGGAATATACTCAATCATCTTTGCCTTCCACACCCAAACCATGTGCCTACAAGGAATCCCTAACCTCTCAAACATCTTGCACATACACTTACTATCTAGGTTAGCCGGGTTAAAACTAACATCGAACTTTCTTATTCTACATCCTTCTCTAATGGTAAAGAtttcaaacccattttctttcTTGTACTCCTCAAGTCCACAGTGAAAGCAACCAATCTCGAGCTCCTCTTGAAAATCATAAAAGACTGAAACAGTGTAGATTTTAGAAGCATGTTTCTCTAATGCAAAGGAAGTATTACATTCTGGATGCTTGTGTTTAGAATCATTGTCAAATTGACCTTGAGTATGTCTTTGAGCATCCAATGCACTCTCAAATCTCATGTAAAACTCTACTAGAGTGAGATGGGGATTGGTAAACTTTGTATAAAAATTGTTCTCACTCTCTGACCTTGATGTAGTCCTCATGATACCACATAGAAACGAATCTCTAAAGTATGCTGGGATCCACATTTGACGCTTCTCATACAACTGCTTCAACCACTCATGGTCTTGAAGCTTGAACTCAGCAAGAACCTTTCCCCATTTCTCTTCAAATTCTGTTGGCTCAATCTCTTCACTCCAAACACATTTGCAAATTTTATTAAGAAACTCAGTATCTTGCGTAATCTGACGGTCGACTTTCTCAGGAATTTTTTTCATTATATGCCACATACAAAACCTATGCTCAGCGGTCTGAAACACTTTAGGAATAGCTATTTTCATTGCCGGATCTTCATCCGTAATCAAACAAGCTGGCTCATTACCTCCCATTGCCTTGAGGAAAGTTCTAAAAACCCACTCAAAAGACACGATGTCCTCATGGGCTATTAAAGCAGCACCAAAAGTAACACACTTCTTGTGGTGATCAACTCCAGTAAATGGGCCAAATATCATATTATACCTAAAAACAAATTTCAGAACATTCAGTATAATGTTCAGAACATATGAATAGTTATATAGAACATGCTGAAtaatatttagaacatatgtACAGTTATTAGAACAAGATAACCATGCATTCAGAACTTGATGAGTAATGTTTAAAACATGCAGATTTTAACTTAGAACATCATGAATATTATGTAGAACAAAATTTAGATGAATTCAGAACATGACAAGAAATTACCTATTTGTTTGAAATGTGGTGTCAAAAGAAACCATATCACCAAAGAGTGCATAATTCTTTCTACATATAGGATCTGCCCAAAAAGCTTTACAACGTTGCTCGTCTTCATCCACCTCATAGTCAAAGAAAAATGCACTCCATAACAACTTCTTGTTCTGAAAGTTATTCACAAACATTTGGGCATCCGATCCTTCAATGTAAGCCTTCAAATCTCtatgaatttttttgaaatctTGCTTGGATGCACCAACGTTATCATACGATCCAACTAACTCCTTCATCAATCTAAAAGTCTTAACCGGACCAATGTTCACCTTCGAATTATCAATAATCATCTTCTTATGAAGAATATTCATTTTCCTACCCGCTTTCTGAAATTTTAGACAACCCTGGGTGTAAAGAGGATGAACATGTGGCTCTCGGAATTCAGTCACCACATAAAAACCTTCATTTTTATACTTCATAACCATCCGAGCCTTGCAACCAACACGAGTAACTAGCCTTCTTCGAGGTATAGGTACTTTATCTTCATTACCTTCCCCTTTTTTAACATTTGGCATGTCTCCAACCTtaactattgctttttctttGAAACCAGCCTTGTTGCATAAACAATACTGAAAAGCAATAACGTCTAGTGCCTTCCTTTTTGTAGCAGTAGATTTCCTCATCACAAAACCAGCAGCTTTTGAATATGCTTTATAAAATGAAATACCCTCTTCGACACTCATAAATTTCATCCCTACAACAGGTTTTAACTCATCAGAACAACATGGAATCCATTCTCTCGTTCCCCCTGGACTTAATATAGGAATTACTTCAGGAGTAACAGCCACATTTGAATTAGAACAACTTGCATATTGTTCATTATCCACAACAGAATCtagaaaaaaataacaaaaaaatcattCAGAACATGTATAAAGTTTACATAGAACATTGGGTTAAAAGTGGAGAACAATGTAAGAATAATTCAGAACATCAGAAAGAATGTGACAGGAAAATAGAGAACTATAAAAAACTCTAGAAGCAACtattactcaaaacaatttaAACGACTATGCAGAAGATATAATGCAATCATTCACATCATCAAAAACAATTTACAACTTGCAGTTCATTAGAGGTGAACATTATTCACAACATGAtcaaaaaaagaattaaaaaacaaTTCAGAACATGTATAATATGTACATAGAACATTGGATTACAAATGCAGAACATTTATAGCGATTATTCAGAACGTTAACAAATCAGACACAATAATAAGAAAACTCACTTGATTCCGTCAATGATGAGGACGAACTATGATGAAATTCTGATGCCATTGCTCGAAAGAATACTGATCTGTAAATCAAAAACTACATGATTGAATACAAATTTGAACACATAAATTAAAAACACAAATTGAAAGGAACAAATAGATaataaaaaatctaaaatatataacaaatgcaaatcaaaaatcaaaataaaaaacaaatcagaatatcaaacacaaaacaaaaacaactcaCCAAATATGAGTGCAATTCGGTAATAAAAAACAACTCACAAATTCAAATTATAAAAGCAGCTCACGAAATTCAGCAAATAAAGAATTCGATAATCaacaattaataatttcaaTTCAATACTAATGGAATTGGAATcaataatcaaaactaggtcagAAATTGGGAAATTATCAAGCAAAATACACAAATCAAAATTGCGAAAATTGATAAAAAATACCTTGAAATAATCAAGTAGATGAATGTATTtgagaattgaattgaattctgAAGCGAATTTGGAGATGAATTGGACCGTGATTAAAGTGCTGTAATGGCGGCAGCATAAAAGAATTTACGTGAAAACAGAGAGAGAAAGCAGagattagagagagaaactaatTACGTGAAAACTGAATTTTATGGGCTGAATATATCTTAAAAGAATTTACCAAATTGCCATTAATAATCCTTCATTTCAGGCTGTTAGATTAGAGATGATTCAAGGGTCAAGATATATTCTCACATAGGATTGTGTTCTCACATAAAGGAGGTGTTCTCACGAGAgccttcctctctctctctctctatatatatatatatatatatatatatatatatatatatatatatataggggccGGTTCTCATGAGAACCTCTCTTATAATGAGAACCCCTCTTTTAATGAGAACTCTCGTCTTCAACCCTTGGATTTTGGTCGACGGCCAAGATTAACGCTTATTAAAACTCattaacttaaaaaaaaaaaaaaaaactaactaaaatctaaaATCAGAATCTCTCTCatactctctctcctctcggtTCATGACCCTCCTTCTTCCCTTGAAATCCTTCCCAGATCCCACCTCCCTTCAAATTGTAAACATTCAAATGCTGCAAATTGTAAATATTCAAGTACCAAAGAGCGTTCGGCGTCAACAACGGAAACATCACTTCAagcggatttttttttttcgcgAGACTCCTTTGATCCACGAAGATGATAACAAGAAACCGGTAATTATtaatttcttctccttccctcCCTCTTGTTTAGTTAAACTAATACAACATTGTGATTCATGAAATAAGTATGCTtctctaatttatttattttttaaattttttctttcaaattctAGGTTTTGGGGTCTTATTTCTAATTGATTACAGATTATTAGAAGTCTCAAGTCTACTTAGTTTTCTCTCAATCAATATGTTCTTTATAGTTTAATTTTAGCtagattggggaattttagaaATTTGGTTTATTAAGTCAAAAAATATGACAATGGGGTAGATTGTTactttggaaaatattatcggttGTTGGCAATATCAAGTTGGATTACATAACTGACATTCGATCTAGTTGTAAATATGGAAAAGCGGTTCTCATGAGACATCCTATATAGGATTACTCAGAGGCATCCATACATTCGATGAGGCACAAGCCAAAAATATGACAATGGATAATTGCATCTGTACTGCATTATACATTTAAAGAATCATATATTTATGTTTGCAGTGGGTACTAAATTGTTTGCAGTGGATAACTGATACTTCAAATTAGGATAATACTCGGATGTTGCTCTTTAAATTAAATCTCATTCTCACGATATTGTGTGGACTGTGTAGAATATGGAGATCAAGGTTTTTTTCTGAAAATCCTAACTGTTATGTATtctgatattctgaaatttgtgATGGGTGAAAACTGCAGTCTTGTTCTTGCTTGCTATGTAGTTGGAGTTGTGctaaaacctattagctcaaatggtagagcactatGCATATGATATGCATAGGGGACGTGGGTTCGATTCCCACATAGGCTGTCTTTAAACCTTATAGTATGCGAGCATGCCATTTCAAGGACCATTTCTAAGATGACATTACCTTATTGATTTTAGTTTTATAGATACACAAAACTAGTATTGCTAATTACCTTGTTCAGTTTAGTATACTTGTTTTATTGATACAcaaaaataatacttcgtaGGAGATATTATCACATCAACTGATAAATTAGTACACCAAAATATTGTGACTTGTTGTGACTCATAAACTGCTATGTTATCTCATCAACTCATGAACTGTTATGTTGTGACTTGTGATATTGAAACTAATACTTCTATGGAGATATTATCTCATCAACTCATAAACTGCTATGTTATCTCATCAACTCATAAACCCATAAAACTAATACTTCGTAGGAGATATTATCTCATCAACTCATAAACTGCTATGTTGTGACTTGTGATATTGAAAAACTGGCAGTAGCTTATATACACCAAAATATTGACAATATATAATGGTGAACAAACACTTACTTTCAAGGATATATCTCTTTATATTagaatttttcttttaaaaaactTTCCTAAATGCAAAGTCTGTAGAGTCAAAGGAGACACAAAAACTAGCGTACGAAAAACAAGAACAAAACAGCAAG contains these protein-coding regions:
- the LOC130467833 gene encoding protein FAR1-RELATED SEQUENCE 5-like, with the translated sequence MASEFHHSSSSSLTESNSVVDNEQYASCSNSNVAVTPEVIPILSPGGTREWIPCCSDELKPVVGMKFMSVEEGISFYKAYSKAAGFVMRKSTATKRKALDVIAFQYCLCNKAGFKEKAIVKVGDMPNVKKGEGNEDKVPIPRRRLVTRVGCKARMVMKYKNEGFYVVTEFREPHVHPLYTQGCLKFQKAGRKMNILHKKMIIDNSKVNIGPVKTFRLMKELVGSYDNVGASKQDFKKIHRDLKAYIEGSDAQMFVNNFQNKKLLWSAFFFDYEVDEDEQRCKAFWADPICRKNYALFGDMVSFDTTFQTNRYNMIFGPFTGVDHHKKCVTFGAALIAHEDIVSFEWVFRTFLKAMGGNEPACLITDEDPAMKIAIPKVFQTAEHRFCMWHIMKKIPEKVDRQITQDTEFLNKICKCVWSEEIEPTEFEEKWGKVLAEFKLQDHEWLKQLYEKRQMWIPAYFRDSFLCGIMRTTSRSESENNFYTKFTNPHLTLVEFYMRFESALDAQRHTQGQFDNDSKHKHPECNTSFALEKHASKIYTVSVFYDFQEELEIGCFHCGLEEYKKENGFEIFTIREGCRIRKFDVSFNPANLDSKCMCKMFERLGIPCRHMVWVWKAKMIEYIPDAYVLNRWTSLATKTPIFDLEGNILEACVNFVDCKRILNELWSEIHTCVSLAQGNEEDLIDLVKNLKGLRLNLEAKKSSNNHENNGSPSKATDIELLIGATLPTEIVVKPPKISKNKGTGVHVPGTGSDKRLKGDKEKAIEQSQKKKRLCRGCGELGYHDIRNCPHKVKENCKL